From the genome of Drosophila melanogaster chromosome 2L, one region includes:
- the Megf8 gene encoding multiple EGF like domains 8, isoform C, with the protein MYALLATLTFWTLVLQTEQAHPSTSPSAPCDRSRKVFTEPYGEISDGPSGFNYTQDSHCEWLIKARNDSQYITLTFHSMGTECSYDYIYVYDGDSFNSTLLGSFSGRTQPQRLVARSGSIYRFSTSQWEDEWGIALQSRRHFYHPQKIDHTLLKAVLQHKNEDEAKLWGLNSDVSFFRNILYTLAESNLHQRRTRSSLPLTIVNANSTDEELNEYLEDILEEVTDHKPHGRYGHAADSVPGGFVIYGGKHANGSFYSDLWQYNNTESGGKWKQMAIRSAVKPPALARHTLNTAGSYLYIFGGSLETGEFSSSVYRIPLPLSEDSQWELVQPRGGKTLDVRLAAHSTVYYKATNSLIVFGGIMTSLARFSKLSDRIYAFQLDQMHWTEILYPRTALRDTNIPRERAFHTATISGNYMVVFGGYTHRHNKDEICYDNQMYWYHLSCHIWINQVVSADDSLYPKPQGVFAHAAALRRNHTLLIVGGYHGNVNADLFAYELPQVLRVENTLYNPEISCRLHSSHTACLSNPECGWCSADSSCYGRTIGANCTTNLQTTRCPGICPSLGDCHSCLVHGSQWGKSSGNKAAFSVASKLGLNECTWCVQNAKCHHRDDNYGICGDSSGWWGDKGTEIRRPSLCTSTDRRPGLTYIKYHFPINYTMPDYVGIVNATMVDFASPPFTTYFEHKLEGEMLARLVGFVRPQHQWNNSAIQVCTSYSSAVLRAGLGLNLDELVNVTTQSSNQSYCSNVQLPTTEQPFTIDFQTRRRIGGNGIYNAYQKTKMELQHLHNGQLNAFTFEYLEPYYSGKCTQYSNCLHCLTDASCAWCPLTNICHLRSVNETEVCKMETLDTFHWSYLISQPSQCSNCTNYVSCEACARSGECEWWTEDARCGRIGKTNSSVRAVEHCPRSCRERHGCQECLGERGRCVWCEASAQCFSFSVYTSEYQFGMCREWVDQVVSRQTQEIADHKPQQTPHFLQQQCKSCEQHRNCSSCLRTLSCGWCFDRDNPIEGICMQGDFSYSAGNCSLALNSSSHHDAEWAYAQCPDVDECGLGLHDCHKEAKCTNTQGSYNCHCRRGYIGDGKFSCVRTCYELCQNGNCSGPPDYTCRCALGWTGADCGLSCGCNNHSTCNERLGKCDQCQDWSEGEKCERCRQGSYGNATAPHGCLPCECNGHGNQDLGVCNVSNGECYCKDNTQGLNCELCAPGYYGDPRGGGKCYYQCESRGILTNIGKSAIGSYQSYRSPWGASLEVKECLWILQPKTLQAEKSLLQLEFQWQSLAMDCDENAVYIYDSLPDLTGATQQNQLLAVVCAPYSSPRIIEARSSHVTVHYKQGSERRHFGFNALYSVMNCVAGSCISPHICDAQQRCVCPAGYVGASCEIEICPSNCNAKRMQGFCDTEYGRCICSNANYAGADCGTLVQRNHLVMTELFNTQLLSESLEHLRKTIPRFGHSVNADRRGSLWMFGGYSPNHGPLNDFRQFDTKNSTWLQVTVESSTPEDRMPLGRYFHASEIYVKKQIIYIYGGIGANSQLLNDFWMFSIQNQRWSQIKVEVEPPEADYEVDVPPPLAGHTLTHIRYQEHESLILLGGLSLNKSRPLELWEFNLDTGRWQQLAAVGARMPVLYGHTSVYHQETNSVYLFGGYSTEPQSNLYALDLQKLSWTELPSFRELNSPASLLPRARYFHSAVTTEHYMILYGGRTQPFNGTDVLIAYVYACNQWVRLTEDVELIGRVPASSYAEDMAIDPDTGAIYVIGGWDGSSTHSHVTKITLPDDICQLWSNGKYQCRHYMGCSYCTIQNTYSYSSHCFSHGRTPCANHNGTLVVNNGAACDDDWMASRNCSSFATCGACLAAWPTHQEVAPVCHWCDDCGIRGRCVPAGVDCGRRSAWCNKELSVGVLGLCPLPQCYQLSCESCMLQPQCNWARNELGTVECIAKELVEKNQYRVVESCPLPCHTYENCSLCLSQTPTQDHQECKWSTMLNLCLTPSSQPLLCAGGVCGLVLEASELQRCPEPCHVYTQCSSCLEHAHCGWCAREGFNGDGICTEGALEHKQEHPSGSTCDLIYASWRNDSQLTHADVVSWHYVQCPAENECINGHHNCDTVSEQCIDLDTAVGYKCVCAQGYREEQGACLPVCSQGCVRGNCVSPDQCQCDFGYVGANCSIQCLCNGHSNCESSSRLDICLKCHNNTMGEQCEKCQPLFVGNPREGHACQPCLDYCHGHSDVCVAYDADPAVFNMTRSELERILQEGPAYNATCLRCGNHTAGDRCDSCLTGYFRGSEDLHKECRPCQCHGHGNICDPVTGEKCNCANNTESDATCTAGGGKNSAQLCWMVQCSKCRDSYAGNPTDGHQCYKQITVESRMCFDAKPIEECKSKPAALKPGQTVFFVIQPRFMNVDIRIIIDVTQGELDVFMSPQDDSFIVETNETTGYHEIFLDNRYNWGPKIKREHPLNVALPRHDNVTIQKLFSPERRIGGGGLGGGGGERIGANTYYVPQLQDCKSHGGHNFIVKDQHAKDLSTHVTLNHCNTLLRLFGLKNRLVLTLPQHAHNLSATRFFIALRASSGPEPSYGSVVFRQDQLHIDLFVFFSVFFSCFFLFLAVCVIVWKVKQAADLRRARRQHVVEMLHLAKRPFAQIFLASNGLDMDSPQPTSSSSSARAMRQRARQALLLQEQSAGDSQSVMHHSTRRQSSRIMMVAIEPTFDNLAAVGTVFISLPGRSRAPLSIALGSTLISYSRQYPLNTRHFMRAQRGQNVANHPA; encoded by the exons GCTTCTTCCGCAACATTCTGTACACCTTGGCGGAATCCAATCTGCACCAGCGCCGCACGCGCTCCTCCCTGCCTCTTACGATTGTGAATGCGAATTCGACGGATGAAGAGTTGAACGAGTATCTGGAAGATATATTGGAGGAGGTTACGGATCACAAGCCGCACGGACGATATGGCCATGCAGCGGATAGTGTGCCCGGCGGCTTCGTTATCTATGGCGGGAAGCATGCCAATGGTAGTTTCTACAGTGATCTCTGGCAGTACAATAATACGGAAAGTGGTGGCAAATGGAAGCAAATGGCCATTAGGTCCGCAGTGAAGCCGCCTGCTTTGGCCAGGCATACGCTTAACACCGCTGGATCGTATCTCTATATATTCGGTGGTAGTCTGGAGACGGGTGAGTTCTCATCCAGCGTATATCGTATCCCACTTCCCCTCTCTGAAGATTCGCAATGGGAGCTGGTGCAACCGAGAGGCGGCAAGACCTTGGACGTTCGCCTGGCAGCGCATTCGACGGTCTATTACAAAGCCACCAATTCGTTAATTGTGTTTGGTGGAATCATGACGAGCTTGGCCCGCTTCTCTAAGCTCTCGGATCGTATTTACGCATTTCAACTGGATCAAATGCACTGGACGGAGATTTTATACCCCCGAACGGCGCTCAGGGACACCAATATACCCAGGGAGCGAGCATTCCACACGGCCACCATTTCGGGCAACTACATGGTTGTCTTCGGTGGCTATACTCACCGGCACAACAAAGATGAGATTTGCTATGACAACCAAATGTACTGGTACCATCTTAGCTGTCACATTTGGATTAATCAAGTGGTTTCCGCTGATGATAGTCTTTACCCCAAGCCGCAGGGTGTATTTGCACATGCGGCTGCTCTGCGCCGGAATCACACACTCCTGATTGTCGGCGGTTACCATGGAAATGTGAATGCGGATCTCTTTGCCTACGAACTTCCCCAGGTGCTAAGGGTTGAGAATACTCTTTACAATCCGGAGATCTCCTGCAGATTGCATTCCTCGCACACCGCCTGCCTTTCGAATCCGGAATGTGGCTGGTGCTCGGCAGATAGCAGCTGCTACGGTCGCACCATCGGTGCCAACTGCACAACTAATCTGCAAACCACCAGATGCCCAGGTATATGCCCCTCACTCGGCGATTGTCACTCGTGTTTGGTACATGGTTCGCAATGGGGAAAGTCATCCGGAAATAAGGCAGCATTCTCGGTGGCCAGCAAACTGGGATTAAACGAGTGCACATGGTGTGTACAGAATGCAAAATGCCATCATCGCGATGACAACTACGGAATATGTGGAGATAGTTCAGGCTGGTGGGGTGACAAGGGCACTGAGATTCGGCGACCATCGTTGTGCACCAGTACTGATCGACGCCCGGGACTTACATATATCAAGTACCACTTTCCGATCAACTACACCATGCCGGATTACGTGGGTATTGTGAATGCTACTATGGTGGATTTTGCCTCGCCGCCGTTTACCACATATTTTGAGCACAAACTCGAAGGAGAAATGCTGGCCCGTTTGGTGGGATTCGTGCGTCCGCAACATCAATGGAACAACTCAGCCATCCAGGTGTGCACCAGTTACTCCTCGGCTGTGTTGCGCGCTGGCCTGGGTCTTAATCTCGATGAGCTTGTAAACGTCACTACGCAGAGCTCAAACCAGAGCTACTGCAGCAATGTCCAGCTTCCAACCACCGAGCAACCTTTCACCATTGATTTTCAG ACTCGACGAAGGATTGGAGGAAACGGTATTTACAACGCCTATCAAAAGACCAAGATGGAACTTCAGCACCTGCATAACGGCCAGCTAAACGCCTTCACATTCGAGTATTTGGAACCATACTACTCTGGCAAGTGTACTCAGTACTCCAACTGTCTGCACTGCCTCACTGACGCCTCCTGTGCTTGGTGTCCTCTCACCAATATCTGCCATTTGCGATCCGTCAACGAGACTGAAGTGTGCAAGATGGAGACTCTGGATACCTTTCACTGGTCATACCTGATCAGCCAGCCCAGTCAGTGTTCGAACTGCACTAACTACGTTAGCTGCGAGGCCTGCGCCCGGAGTGGGGAGTGCGAGTGGTGGACCGAGGACGCCCGTTGCGGTAGGATTGGCAAGACCAATAGCAGTGTGCGGGCGGTTGAGCATTGCCCACGATCCTGCAGAGAACGGCATGGCTGTCAGGAATGCCTCGGCGAGCGTGGACGATGCGTTTGGTGTGAGGCCAGCGCACAGTGCTTCAGTTTTTCCGTTTACACAAGCGAGTATCAGTTTGGAATGTGCCGAGAATGGGTGGATCAGGTAGTCAGTCGTCAGACGCAAGAAATAGCCGATCACAAACCCCAGCAGACACCGCATTTTCTTCAGCAGCAATGCAAATCCTGCGAACAGCATCGAAATTGTTCATCCTGTCTACGAACACTGAGCTGTGGCTGGTGCTTCGATCGTGACAATCCCATCGAGGGCATCTGCATGCAGGGTGATTTTAGCTACAGTGCTGGAAATTGTTCACTGGCTTTAAATAGTTCCTCGCATCACGATGCGGAGTGGGCGTACGCCCAGTGTCCAGATGTCGACGAGTGTGGACTGGGTCTGCACGATTGCCATAAGGAGGCGAAGTGCACCAATACCCAGGGAAGCTACAATTGCCATTGCCGAAGAGGTTACATAGGCGATGGCAAGTTCAGTTGTGTGAGGACCTGCTATGAGTTATGCCAAAACGGAAATTGCTCAGGACCGCCGGATTACACCTGCCGCTGTGCTTTGGGTTGGACTGGAGCGGATTGTGGACTAAGTTGTGGATGCAATAATCACTCGACATGCAATGAACGATTGGGGAAATGTGATCAGTGTCAGGATTGGTCGGAAGGTGAAAAGTGCGAGCGATGTCGGCAAGGGAGCTATGGAAACGCTACCGCTCCACACGGATGTCTTCCCTGCGAGTGCAACGGTCATGGCAATCAAGATCTGGGTGTCTGTAATGTCAGCAACGGTGAGTGCTATTGCAAGGACAATACCCAGGGACTTAATTGTGAACTGTGCGCTCCCGGCTACTACGGAGATCCTCGAGGCGGCGGTAAATGCTATTACCAATGTGAATCACGCGGAATATTAACTAATATTGGCAAGAGTGCTATTGGCTCATATCAATCTTATCGATCACCATGGGGCGCCAGCCTGGAGGTAAAAGAGTGCTTGTGGATATTACAACCGAAGACATTGCAGGCAGAGAAATCGCTTCTTCAGCTGGAGTTCCAGTGGCAGAGTCTGGCCATGGATTGTGATGAGAATGCTGTGTACATATATGACAGTCTGCCGGACCTGACAGGTGCCACTCAGCAGAACCAGCTCTTAGCCGTTGTCTGTGCTCCCTACAGCTCGCCAAGGATTATCGAGGCACGTTCCAGTCATGTCACGGTCCACTATAAGCAGGGAAGTGAGAGACGACACTTTGGATTTAATGCATTGTACTCCGTAATGAATTGCGTGGCCGGAAGTTGTATCTCTCCGCACATCTGCGATGCCCAACAACGTTGTGTTTGTCCAGCCGGATATGTGGGCGCAAGCTGTGAGATTGAAATTTGTCCAAGCAACTGCAACGCCAAGAGGATGCAGGGATTCTGCGACACAGAGTATGGCCGGTGCATCTGCAGTAATGCCAATTATGCAGGTGCTGATTGCGGTACCCTAGTTCAGCGGAACCATCTGGTAATGACGGAGCTCTTTAATACACAACTGCTAAGTGAAAGTCTGGAGCACCTGAGGAAGACGATTCCGCGATTTGGACACTCGGTGAATGCAGATCGCAGGGGATCGCTTTGGATGTTCGGCGGATACTCACCCAATCATGGACCTCTCAACGATTTCCGACAATTCGACACAAAGAATAGTACGTGGCTGCAGGTCACAGTGGAATCGTCCACTCCAGAGGATCGAATGCCTCTTGGTCGCTATTTCCATGCGTCCGAAATTTATGTTAAAAAACAGATTATCTACATTTACGGAGGAATTGGTGCTAACTCGCAGCTGCTAAATGATTTTTGGATGTTCTCGATTCAGAATCAACGCTGGAGTCAAATAAAAGTGGAGGTAGAACCACCTGAAGCGGACTACGAG GTTGATGTACCACCGCCTCTAGCCGGTCATACGCTTACCCATATACGCTACCAAGAGCACGAGTCGTTGATTCTACTGGGCGGACTATCGCTAAACAAATCCCGACCACTCGAGTTGTGGGAGTTTAACCTGGATACCGGGCGATGGCAACAGCTCGCTGCTGTGGGTGCTAGAATGCCTGTTCTTTATGGGCACACTTCCGTTTATCACCAGGAGACAAACAGTGTTTACTTGTTTGGAGGATATTCCACGGAACCACAGAGCAATCTATATGCGTTGGACTTGCAGAAGCTGAGCTGGACGGAACTTCCCAGTTTCAGGGAACTGAATTCACCTGCATCGCTGCTGCCAAGAGCTCGCTATTTTCACTCGGCCGTCACCACCGAACACTACATGATACTTTATGGTGGACGGACGCAGCCCTTCAATGGAACCGATGTTCTTATTGCCTATGTTTACGCATGCAATCAATGGGTGCGACTGACCGAGGATGTAGAGCTCATAGGTCGTGTGCCAGCCTCGAGTTATGCTGAGGACATGGCAATTGATCCGGATACGGGTGCGATTTATGTTATCGGTGGATGGGATGGCAGCTCCACGCACAGTCACGTCACCAAGATAACCTTGCCCGATGATATTTGCCAGCTGTGGAGCAACGGAAAGTACCAATGTCGGCACTATATGGGCTGCAGCTACTGTACTATTCAGAACACTTATAGCTACAGTAGCCACTGCTTTAGTCATGGACGAACACCGTGTGCCAATCACAATGGCACCCTGGTGGTCAACAATGGCGCTGCATGCGATGATGACTGGATGGCGAGTAGAAACTGCTCGAGCTTTGCAACTTGTGGAGCCTGTTTGGCGGCCTGGCCAACACATCAAGAAGTGGCTCCTGTATGCCACTGGTGTGACGACTGTGGCATTCGAGGCAGGTGCGTTCCAGCTGGAGTTGATTGCGGAAGGAGGAGTGCCTGGTGCAACAAGGAACTGAGTGTTGGAGTTTTAGGTCTGTGTCCCCTGCCACAATGTTATCAATTGAGCTGTGAAAGCTGTATGCTTCAGCCACAATGCAACTGGGCCAGAAACGAACTGGGCACTGTTGAATGCATAGCCAAGGAATTGGTGGAAAAAAATCAATACAGGGTGGTCGAAAGTTGCCCCCTGCCATGCCACACCTACGAAAACTGCAGCTTGTGTTTGAGTCAAACGCCAACTCAAGATCACCAGGAGTGCAAATGGTCCACTATGCTCAACTTGTGCTTGACGCCCAGTTCGCAGCCACTACTTTGTGCTGGTGGCGTTTGTGGACTGGTATTGGAAGCTAGCGAGCTGCAACGATGTCCGGAACCATGTCATGTATACACACAGTGCTCCAGTTGTCTGGAGCACGCCCATTGTGGTTGGTGCGCCCGCGAGGGTTTTAATGGTGATGGCATTTGCACGGAGGGAGCATTGGAGCACAAGCAGGAACATCCATCGGGATCCACTTGCGATCTTATATATGCCAGCTGGCGAAACGATTCACAGCTAACCCATGCTGATGTTGTATCCTGGCACTATGTGCAGTGTCCGGCGGAGAATGAGTGCATCAATGGCCATCACAATTGTGACACTGTGTCGGAACAGTGCATCGACCTGGACACAGCAGTGGGATACAAGTGCGTCTGTGCCCAGGGATACCGCGAGGAGCAGGGTGCCTGCTTGCCGGTTTGCAGCCAAGGATGTGTCCGTGGAAATTGCGTAAGTCCGGATCAATGCCAGTGCGACTTTGGCTACGTGGGCGCCAACTGTAGCATCCAGTGTTTGTGCAATGGTCATTCTAACTGCGAGTCCAGCAGTCGGTTGGATATTTGCCTCAAGTGCCACAACAACACGATGGGCGAGCAGTGCGAAAAGTGTCAGCCGCTTTTTGTTGGCAATCCTCGCGAAGGTCATGCCTGCCAACCTTGCTTGGATTATTGCCACGGCCATAGTGATGTGTGTGTTGCCTACGATGCGGATCCGGCAGTGTTTAATATGACACGCTCGGAGCTGGAAAGGATATTACAAGAGGGTCCAGCCTATAATGCCACCTGCCTGAGGTGTGGCAATCATACCGCTGGTGATCGCTGCGATAGCTGTTTAACTGGATACTTCCGTGGCAGTGAGGATTTGCACAAGGAGTGCCGGCCCTGCCAGTGTCATGGACATGGAAACATATGCGATCCCGTCACCGGGGAGAAATGCAATTGCGCGAACAACACGGAAAGCGATGCTACCTGCACTGCGGGTGGGGGCAAGAATTCGGCGCAGCTCTGCTGGATGGTTCAGTGCTCCAAGTGTCGTGATTCCTACGCTGGCAATCCCACAGATGGCCATCAGTGCTACAAGCAGATAACTGTTGAGTCGCGAATGTGCTTCGACGCCAAGCCAATTG AGGAATGCAAATCGAAGCCAGCTGCCCTAAAGCCCGGCCAAACAGTGTTCTTCGTGATCCAGCCTCGTTTTATGAACGTGGATATACGCATCATTATCGATGTGACCCAAGGCGAGTTGGATGTTTTTATGTCACCACAGGACGACTCATTTATAGTTGAGACGAATGAGACAACCGGCTACCACGAGATATTCCTTGACAACCGATACAATTGGGGACCGAAGATAAAACGGGAGCATCCATTGAATGTTGCTTTGCCGAGGCACGATAATGTAACTATACAGAAATTGTTTTCACCCGAACGTCGCATTGGTGGCGGGGGCCtaggaggaggcggaggagagAGGATCGGAGCCAATACGTATTACGTGCCCCAGTTACAGGACTGCAAGAGCCATGGTGGTCACAACTTTATAGTGAAGGATCAGCACGCCAAGGATTTGAGTACACATGTAACGCTTAATCATTGCAACACATTGTTGCGCCTCTTTGGTCTAAAGAATCGCTTGGTGCTGACCCTGCCCCAGCATGCCCACAATTTGAGTGCAACACGCTTTTTTATTGCTCTACGAGCGAGCTCTGGACCAGAACCCAGTTACGGCTCCGTCGTCTTTCGCCAGGATCAGCTGCACATTGATCTGTTTGTGTTCTTCTCAGTGTTCTTCTCCTGCTTTTTCCTCTTCCTCGCCGTCTGCGTGATCGTGTGGAAGGTGAAGCAGGCAGCGGATCTGAGACGAGCTAGAAGACAGCATGTGGTCGAGATGTTGCACCTGGCCAAGCGTCCATTCGCCCAGATCTTTTTGGCCTCGAACGGCCTTGATATGGACAGTCCGCAGCcgacctcctcctcctcctcggccCGTGCCATGCGACAGCGCGCCCGCCAGGCGCTTCTTCTCCAAGAGCAATCTGCTGGTGACTCGCAATCGGTGATGCACCACTCCACACGACGCCAAAGCTCGCGCATTATGATGGTAGCCATAGAGCCCACATTTGACAATTTGGCGGCTGTGGGTACGGTGTTTATTAGCTTGCCAGGCCGGTCGCGAGCTCCATTGAGCATTGCTTTGGGGTCCACTCTCATTTCCTATTCGCGGCAATATCCCCTGAATACGCGACACTTTATGCGCGCCCAAAGGGGCCAAAATGTGGCGAATCACCCGGCCTAA